Proteins encoded within one genomic window of Prinia subflava isolate CZ2003 ecotype Zambia unplaced genomic scaffold, Cam_Psub_1.2 scaffold_53_NEW, whole genome shotgun sequence:
- the ZBTB39 gene encoding zinc finger and BTB domain-containing protein 39 has product MGMRIKLHSTNHPNNLLKELNKCRLSETMCDVTILVGSRSFAAHKAVLACAAGYFQNLFLNTGLDAARTYVVDFITPANFEKILSFVYTSELFTDLINVGVIYEVAERLGMEDLLQACHSTFPDLESSVITKQPALSVGEGRAGLSSTSSEQSHSLGDIRSGAEHFGPERSYLLHGDGYKEDERNPAGEASQALPLMHPQQPPKTEQEVDPGQFAPVAGLGAQPGGNVVVQSTGSSCPPYKAQSNGDYGKGGFFPADPSLDVSTGSNSCPSNSDHSKEQGFEQMDELQLEDLGEAELHFEDAGEELVPSEEVIELSDDSEEELAFESDGRDSKAMPCQVCKKVLEPNIQLIRQHARDHVDLLTGNCKVCETHFQDRNSRVTHVLSHIGIFLFSCDMCETKFFTQWQLTLHRRDGVFDNNVIVHPSDPLPGKVAVFGGGPGPELACAACGKPLAKDFHTVRNHLLEHVNLKSQTCGVCDQRHLSLCSLLWHALSHLGVSVFSCSVCSSSFVDRQLLEKHLAVHQHAEEALFQCHFCSQSFKLEAAYRYHVSQHKCGGTLDIRAGFGERLQPPGPPKRKLPEEFLSEELALQSQAGNSKYSCKVCGKRFAHTSEFNYHRRIHTGEKPYQCKVCHKFFRGRSTIKCHLRTHSGALMYRCTVCGHYSSTLNLMSKHIGVHKGSLPPDFTIEQTFMYIIHSKEAEKNAES; this is encoded by the coding sequence ATGGGCATGAGGATCAAACTGCACAGCACCAACCACCCCAACAACCTGCTGAAAGAACTCAACAAGTGCCGGCTCTCCGAGACCATGTGCGACGTCACCATCCTGGTGGGCTCCCGCTCCTTCGCCGCGCACAAGGCTGTGCTGGCCTGCGCCGCCGGCTACTTCCAGAACCTCTTCCTCAACACGGGGCTGGACGCTGCCAGGACCTACGTGGTGGATTTCATCACGCCGGCCAACTTTGAGAAGATCCTGAGCTTTGTGTACACCTCGGAGCTCTTCACCGACCTCATCAATGTGGGTGTTATCTATGAGGTGGCCGAGCGGCTGGGCATGGAGGACCTGCTGCAGGCTTGCCACTCCACTTTCCCCGACCTGGAGAGCTCGGTTATCACCAAGCAGCCTGCTCTGTCTGTGGGGGAAggccgggctgggctgagcagcaccTCCTCGGAGCAGAGCCACTCTTTGGGGGACATCCGGAGCGGCGCGGAGCACTTCGGCCCCGAGCGGAGTTACCTCCTGCACGGAGACGGCTACAAAGAGGATGAGAGGAATCCTGCAGGGGAGGCCAGCCAGGCTCTCCCCCTGATgcacccacagcagcctccCAAGACAGAGCAGGAGGTGGATCCAGGGCAGTTCGCTCCGGtggcggggctgggggctcagccAGGTGGGAATGTCGTGGTGCAGAGCAccggcagctcctgccctccgTACAAAGCCCAGAGCAACGGAGACTACGGCAAGGGCGGCTTCTTCCCCGCTGATCCCTCCCTGGATGTGTCCACGGGGAGCAATTCCTGCCCCAGCAACAGCGACCACTCCAAAGAGCAGGGCTTTGAGCAGATGGAcgagctgcagctggaggattTGGGAGAGGCCGAGCTGCATTTTGAGGATGCTGGAGAAGAGCTGGTCCCGTCCGAGGAGGTGATTGAGCTGAGCGATGACAGCGAGGAGGAGCTGGCCTTCGAGAGCGACGGCCGGGACAGCAAGGCCATGCCCTGCCAGGTGTGCAAGAAGGTTCTGGAGCCCAACATCCAGCTGATCCGCCAGCACGCCAGGGACCACGTGGACCTGCTGACGGGGAACTGCAAAGTCTGCGAGACCCACTTCCAGGACCGCAACTCCAGGGTCACTCACGTGCTGTCCCACATCGgcatcttcctcttctcctgcgACATGTGCGAGACCAAGTTCTTCACGCAGTGGCAGCTGACGCTGCACCGGCGGGACGGGGTCTTCGACAACAACGTCATTGTCCACCCCAGTGACCCTCTGCCGGGGAAGGTGGCTGTTTTTGGGGGAGGGCCCGGCCCCGAGCTGGCCTGCGCCGCCTGCGGGAAGCCCTTGGCCAAAGATTTCCACACGGTGCGGAACCACCTGCTGGAGCACGTGAACCTGAAGAGCCAAACGTGCGGCGTGTGCGACCAGCGGCACCTGAGCCTGTGCAGCCTCCTGTGGCACGCCCTGTCCCACCTGGGCGTCTCCGTCTTCTCGTGCTCCGTGTGCTCCAGCAGCTTCGTGGACCggcagctcctggagaagcACCTGGCCGTGCACCAGCACGCAGAGGAGGCTCTTTTCCAGTGCCacttctgcagccagagcttcAAGCTGGAGGCCGCCTACCGCTACCACGTCAGCCAGCACAAATGTGGGGGCACCCTGGACATCCGTGCAGGTTTTGGGGAGCGCCTGcagccgccggggccgcccaAGAGGAAACTCCCCGAGGAATTCCTGAGCGAGGAGCTGGCGCTGCAGAGCCAAGCAGGCAACAGCAAATACAGCTGCAAGGTGTGTGGCAAAAGGTTTGCTCACACCAGCGAGTTCAACTaccaccggcgcatccacacgGGCGAGAAGCCGTACCAGTGCAAGGTGTGCCACAAATTCTTCCGTGGGCGTTCCACCATCAAGTGTCACCTGCGGACGCACTCGGGAGCCCTCATGTATCGCTGCACGGTGTGTGGCCACTACAGCTCCACGCTCAACCTGATGAGCAAGCACATAGGTGTGCACAAGGGCAGCCTGCCGCCAGATTTCACCATCGAGCAGACTTTCATGTACATCATCCATTCCAAAGAGGCTGAGAAAAACGCCGAGAGCTGA
- the TAC3 gene encoding tachykinin-3, with the protein MRNRPTLAVLLLLALPLALARRVPAVPPGPAQGMPVPEPLPWSARGSPGAAAAAAAALELLREEGAGPPAAPQKRDMHDFFVGLMGKRAAEPGRAAGRGGGGPAPRCSPGPPAPGEAPLRAA; encoded by the exons ATGAGGAACCGACCGACACTGGcggtgctgctcctcctggcgCTGCCTCTCGCCCTCGCCCGCCGCGTCCCCGCCGTCCCCCCGGGCCCCGCGCAG GGGATGCCCGTCCCGGAGCCGCTGCCGTGGAGCGcccgcggcagccccggggccgccgccgccgccgccgccgcgctggAGCTGCTGCGGGAGGAGGGCGCCG gtccccccgcggcgccgcaGAAGA GAGACATGCACGATTTCTTCGTGGGGCTCATGGGGAAGCGAGCGGCGGAGCCCGGGcgagcggcggggcgggggggaggCGGTCCAGCCCCCCGGTGctccccgggaccccccgcTCCCGGCGAGGCCCCGCTGCGGGCGGCCTGA
- the MYO1A gene encoding unconventional myosin-Ia isoform X1 encodes MEGSSPLLDAEAVADLVLLDPLTEESLVQTLQERFRRRDIYTYIGNVVISVNPYQSLPIYTPEKVEEYHNCSFFAVKPHIYAIADDAYRSLRDRDRDQCILITGESGAGKTEASKLVMSYVAAVSSKGEEVNKVKEQLLQSNPVLEAFGNAKTVRNDNSSRFGKYMDIEFDFKGEPLGGVISNYLLEKSRIVRHVKGERNFHIFYQLLAGASPQLLQQLKLRQDCGHYGYLNRESSSLPGVDDAANFHAMQDAMRVIGFSPAEVTELLEVTAVVLKLGNIQLSSSFQASGMEACSITEPQELREICELIGLEPGTLEQALCSRTVKARDEAVLTTLTVPQGYYGRDALAKNIYSRLFDWLVNRINASIQVKSDEQRKVMGVLDIYGFEIFQDNGFEQFIINYCNEKLQQIFILMTLKEEQEEYVREGIQWTPVEFFDNSIICNLIENSTSGILAMLDEECLRPGVVNEDTFLTKLNQLLATHKHYESKETQNARRVTDASLPPRCFRIHHYAGKVTYNVTGFIEKNNDLLFRDLSQAMWAARHALLRSLFPEGDPQKISLKLPPTAGFQFKSSVAMLMKNLYSKNPNYIRCIKPNDTKSAMVFTPELVLAQVRYLGLLENVRVRRAGYAFRQLYGPFLQRYKMLNPRTWPRWDGGDREGAEVLLAGLEFPAEELAFGHTKVFIRSPRTLFDLEQQRQECVAQLATLIQKMFRGWRCRTQYQLMRKSQILISAWFRGHRQMNRYKRMKRSALILQAYARGWKSRRLLRELKRQRRRHAAATTIAAHWRGYQARRTYRRYFRSSASTRLANFIYRGLVQRYLVGLAKNLPPLSVTDHTWPPAPYGFLDDANRELKNIFYRWKCKKYRDQLPPSRRAQLQAKLRASELFKDKKTLYPKSLQQPFRGEYLGLKQNPKYQKLHAVAKDKLVMADTVRKVNRASGKTVPRLLLLTTEHLVLADPKAAQPKTVVSLGDIRGVSVTRFSDGFLALHLKEVSTVGAKGDFLLVSDHLIELVTRLHQTFEAVTGQALPLHITDRFSTRFPKGDVSITVVESPKAGTDGPICRKKGSNKMEVLVH; translated from the exons ATGGAAGGCTCCTCACCGCTGCTGGACGCCGAGGCCGTGGCGGACCTGGTGCTGCTGGACCCGCTGACGGAGGAGTCGCTGGTCCAGACCCTGCAGGAGCGATTCCGCCGCCGCGACATCTAC aCGTACATTGGGAATGTGGTGATCTCGGTGAACCCGTACCAGTCCCTGCCCATCTACACCCCGGAGAAGGTGGAGGAGTATCACAACTGCAGCTTCTTCGCTGTGAAGCCTCACAT CTATGCCATCGCTGACGATGCCTATCGCTCGCTGAGGGACCGGGACAGGGACCAGTGCATCCTCATCACCGGCGAGAGCGGCGCCGGCAAGACAG AGGCCAGCAAGCTGGTGATGTCCTACGtggcagctgtgagcagcaaaGGGGAGGAGGTGAACAAGgtgaaggagcagctgctgcagtccaACCCTGTGCTGGAGG cctttGGGAACGCCAAGACTGTCCGCAATGACAACTCCTCTCGATTT GGCAAGTACATGGACATTGAGTTCGACTTCAAGGGAGAGCCCCTGGGAGGGGTCATCAGCAACT ACCTGCTGGAGAAGTCCCGCATTGTCCGGCACGTCAAGGGCGAGAGGAACTTCCACATCTTCTaccagctcctggctggggctTCACCGCAGCTGCTCC AGCAGCTGAAGCTCCGCCAGGACTGTGGGCACTACGGATACCTGAACCGGGAGAGCTCCAGCCTGCCCGGCGTGGACGATGCAGCCAATTTCCACGCTATGCAG GATGCCATGAGGGTCATCGGCTTCTCGCCCGCCGAGGTGacggagctgctggaggtgacGGCCGTGGTGCTCAAACTGGGCAACatccagctgagcagcagcttccaggccAGCGGGATGGAGGCCTGCAGCATCACCGAGCCCCAGG AGCTGCGCGAGATCTGCGAGCTGATCGGGCTGGAGCCCGGCACGCTGGAGCAGGCGCTGTGCTCCCGCACGGTGAAGGCGCGGGATGAGGCGGTGCTCACCACCCTCACCGTCCCCCAG ggCTACTACGGCCGGGACGCGCTGGCCAAGAACATCTACAGCCGCCTCTTCGACTGGCTGGTGAATCGCATCAACGCCAGCATCCAG GTAAAGTCAGACGAGCAGAGGAAGGTGATGGGCGTCCTGGACATCTACGGCTTCGAGATCTTCCAG GACAACGGCTTTGAGCAGTTCATCATCAACTACTGCAACGAGAAGCTGCAGCAGATCTTCATCCTGATGACGctgaaggaggagcaggaggaataCGTGCGAGAG GGCATCCAGTGGACCCCGGTGGAGTTTTTCGACAACAGCATCATCTGCAACTTGATTGAGAAT AGCACCAGCGGGATCCTGGCCATGCTGGACGAGGAGTGTCTGCGGCCCGGCGTGGTCAACGAGGACACCTTCCTCACCAAACTCAACCAGCTCTTGGCCACACACAAGCACTACGAGAGCAAGGAGACGCAGAACGCGCGGCGTGTCACCGACGCCAGCCTGCCACCGCGCTGCTTCCGCATCCACCACTACGCCGGCAAG GTGACCTACAACGTGACGGGTTTCATCGAGAAGAACAACGATCTGCTCTTCCGTGACCTCTCTCAGGCCATGTGGGCGGCCCGGCACGCGCTGCTGCGCTCGCTCTTCCCCGAGGGGGACCCCCAGAAAATCTCCCTCAAGCTGCCACCCACCGCCGGCTTCCAGTTCAAGTCGTCCGTGGCGATGCTGATGAAAAATCTCTACTCCAAAAACCCAAACTACATCAG GTGCATCAAACCCAACGACACCAAGTCTGCGATGGTGTTCACGCCggagctggtgctggcacaggtccggtacctggggctgctggagaaCGTGCGGGTGCGGCGGGCGGGCTACGCCTTCCGCCAGCTCTACGGGCCCTTCCTGCAGCGCTACAAGATGCTCAACCCTCGCACGTGGCCACGCTGGGATGGTGGGGACAG GGAGGGGGccgaggtgctgctggcagggctggagttcCCCGCAGAGGAGCTGGCGTTCGGGCACACCAAGGTCTTCATCCGCTCACCACGCACT CTCTTCGACCTGGAGCAGCAGCGCCAGGAGTGCGTGGCCCAGCTGGCCACGCTCATCCAGAAGATGTTTCGGGGCTGGCGGTGCCGCACCCAGTACCAGCTGATGCGCAAGAGCCAGATCCTCATCTCTGCCTGGTTCCGTGGCCACAgg CAAATGAACCGGTACAAGCGGATGAAGCGGTCGGCGCTGATCCTGCAGGCGTACGCACGGGGCTGGAAG TCTCGCCGGCTCCTCCGGGAGCTGAAGCGCCAGCGCCGACGCCACGCGGCCGCCACCACCATCGCCGCTCACTGGAGAGGGTACCAG GCACGCAGGACCTACCGGAGGTATTTCCGTTCCAGCGCCAGCACCCGCTTGGCCAACTTCATCTACCGAGGGCTG GTGCAGAGGTACCTGGTGGGGCTGGCAAAGAACCTCCCGCCGCTGTCGGTGACGGACCACACCTGGCCCCCGGCGCCGTACGGGTTCCTGGATGACGCCAACCGGGAGCTGAAGAACATCTTCTACCGCTGGaag TGCAAGAAATACCGGGACCAGCTGCCGCCGTCGCGCCgggcacagctgcaggccaAGCTCCGCGCCAGCGAGCTCTTCAAGGACAAGAAGACCCTCTACCCCAAAAG cctgcagcagcctttcCGTGGAGAGTACCTGGGGCTGAAGCAGAACCCCAAGTACCAGAAGCTCCACGCCGTGGCCAAGGACAAGCTGGTGATGGCCGACACGGTGAGGAAGGTGAACAGGGCCAGTGGAAAG ACAGTGCCAcgcctgctgctcctcaccaccGAGCACCTGGTCCTGGCTGACCCCAAGGCCGCCCAGCCCAAGACCGTGGTCAGCCTTGGTGACATCCGTGGCGTCTCTGTCACCCGCTTCTCCGACGGCTTCCTGGCCCTGCACCTCAAGGAG GTCTCCACAGTGGGGGCCAAGGGCGACTTCCTGCTGGTCAGTGACCACCTCATTGAGCTGGTCACCCGCCTGCACCAGACCTTCGAGGCCGTCACCGGGCAGGCGCTGCCCCTGCACATCACGGACAG GTTCTCCACCCGCTTCCCAAAGGGCGACGTGTCCATCACCGTGGTGGAGTCACCCAAGGCCGGCACCGACGGCCCCATCTGCAGGAAAAAGGGCAGCAACAAGATGGAGGTCCTGGTGCACTGA
- the MYO1A gene encoding unconventional myosin-Ia isoform X2, producing MEGSSPLLDAEAVADLVLLDPLTEESLVQTLQERFRRRDIYTYIGNVVISVNPYQSLPIYTPEKVEEYHNCSFFAVKPHIYAIADDAYRSLRDRDRDQCILITGESGAGKTEASKLVMSYVAAVSSKGEEVNKVKEQLLQSNPVLEAFGNAKTVRNDNSSRFGKYMDIEFDFKGEPLGGVISNYLLEKSRIVRHVKGERNFHIFYQLLAGASPQLLQQLKLRQDCGHYGYLNRESSSLPGVDDAANFHAMQDAMRVIGFSPAEVTELLEVTAVVLKLGNIQLSSSFQASGMEACSITEPQELREICELIGLEPGTLEQALCSRTVKARDEAVLTTLTVPQGYYGRDALAKNIYSRLFDWLVNRINASIQVKSDEQRKVMGVLDIYGFEIFQDNGFEQFIINYCNEKLQQIFILMTLKEEQEEYVREGIQWTPVEFFDNSIICNLIENSTSGILAMLDEECLRPGVVNEDTFLTKLNQLLATHKHYESKETQNARRVTDASLPPRCFRIHHYAGKVTYNVTGFIEKNNDLLFRDLSQAMWAARHALLRSLFPEGDPQKISLKLPPTAGFQFKSSVAMLMKNLYSKNPNYIRCIKPNDTKSAMVFTPELVLAQVRYLGLLENVRVRRAGYAFRQLYGPFLQRYKMLNPRTWPRWDGGDREGAEVLLAGLEFPAEELAFGHTKVFIRSPRTLFDLEQQRQECVAQLATLIQKMFRGWRCRTQYQLMRKSQILISAWFRGHRQMNRYKRMKRSALILQAYARGWKARRTYRRYFRSSASTRLANFIYRGLVQRYLVGLAKNLPPLSVTDHTWPPAPYGFLDDANRELKNIFYRWKCKKYRDQLPPSRRAQLQAKLRASELFKDKKTLYPKSLQQPFRGEYLGLKQNPKYQKLHAVAKDKLVMADTVRKVNRASGKTVPRLLLLTTEHLVLADPKAAQPKTVVSLGDIRGVSVTRFSDGFLALHLKEVSTVGAKGDFLLVSDHLIELVTRLHQTFEAVTGQALPLHITDRFSTRFPKGDVSITVVESPKAGTDGPICRKKGSNKMEVLVH from the exons ATGGAAGGCTCCTCACCGCTGCTGGACGCCGAGGCCGTGGCGGACCTGGTGCTGCTGGACCCGCTGACGGAGGAGTCGCTGGTCCAGACCCTGCAGGAGCGATTCCGCCGCCGCGACATCTAC aCGTACATTGGGAATGTGGTGATCTCGGTGAACCCGTACCAGTCCCTGCCCATCTACACCCCGGAGAAGGTGGAGGAGTATCACAACTGCAGCTTCTTCGCTGTGAAGCCTCACAT CTATGCCATCGCTGACGATGCCTATCGCTCGCTGAGGGACCGGGACAGGGACCAGTGCATCCTCATCACCGGCGAGAGCGGCGCCGGCAAGACAG AGGCCAGCAAGCTGGTGATGTCCTACGtggcagctgtgagcagcaaaGGGGAGGAGGTGAACAAGgtgaaggagcagctgctgcagtccaACCCTGTGCTGGAGG cctttGGGAACGCCAAGACTGTCCGCAATGACAACTCCTCTCGATTT GGCAAGTACATGGACATTGAGTTCGACTTCAAGGGAGAGCCCCTGGGAGGGGTCATCAGCAACT ACCTGCTGGAGAAGTCCCGCATTGTCCGGCACGTCAAGGGCGAGAGGAACTTCCACATCTTCTaccagctcctggctggggctTCACCGCAGCTGCTCC AGCAGCTGAAGCTCCGCCAGGACTGTGGGCACTACGGATACCTGAACCGGGAGAGCTCCAGCCTGCCCGGCGTGGACGATGCAGCCAATTTCCACGCTATGCAG GATGCCATGAGGGTCATCGGCTTCTCGCCCGCCGAGGTGacggagctgctggaggtgacGGCCGTGGTGCTCAAACTGGGCAACatccagctgagcagcagcttccaggccAGCGGGATGGAGGCCTGCAGCATCACCGAGCCCCAGG AGCTGCGCGAGATCTGCGAGCTGATCGGGCTGGAGCCCGGCACGCTGGAGCAGGCGCTGTGCTCCCGCACGGTGAAGGCGCGGGATGAGGCGGTGCTCACCACCCTCACCGTCCCCCAG ggCTACTACGGCCGGGACGCGCTGGCCAAGAACATCTACAGCCGCCTCTTCGACTGGCTGGTGAATCGCATCAACGCCAGCATCCAG GTAAAGTCAGACGAGCAGAGGAAGGTGATGGGCGTCCTGGACATCTACGGCTTCGAGATCTTCCAG GACAACGGCTTTGAGCAGTTCATCATCAACTACTGCAACGAGAAGCTGCAGCAGATCTTCATCCTGATGACGctgaaggaggagcaggaggaataCGTGCGAGAG GGCATCCAGTGGACCCCGGTGGAGTTTTTCGACAACAGCATCATCTGCAACTTGATTGAGAAT AGCACCAGCGGGATCCTGGCCATGCTGGACGAGGAGTGTCTGCGGCCCGGCGTGGTCAACGAGGACACCTTCCTCACCAAACTCAACCAGCTCTTGGCCACACACAAGCACTACGAGAGCAAGGAGACGCAGAACGCGCGGCGTGTCACCGACGCCAGCCTGCCACCGCGCTGCTTCCGCATCCACCACTACGCCGGCAAG GTGACCTACAACGTGACGGGTTTCATCGAGAAGAACAACGATCTGCTCTTCCGTGACCTCTCTCAGGCCATGTGGGCGGCCCGGCACGCGCTGCTGCGCTCGCTCTTCCCCGAGGGGGACCCCCAGAAAATCTCCCTCAAGCTGCCACCCACCGCCGGCTTCCAGTTCAAGTCGTCCGTGGCGATGCTGATGAAAAATCTCTACTCCAAAAACCCAAACTACATCAG GTGCATCAAACCCAACGACACCAAGTCTGCGATGGTGTTCACGCCggagctggtgctggcacaggtccggtacctggggctgctggagaaCGTGCGGGTGCGGCGGGCGGGCTACGCCTTCCGCCAGCTCTACGGGCCCTTCCTGCAGCGCTACAAGATGCTCAACCCTCGCACGTGGCCACGCTGGGATGGTGGGGACAG GGAGGGGGccgaggtgctgctggcagggctggagttcCCCGCAGAGGAGCTGGCGTTCGGGCACACCAAGGTCTTCATCCGCTCACCACGCACT CTCTTCGACCTGGAGCAGCAGCGCCAGGAGTGCGTGGCCCAGCTGGCCACGCTCATCCAGAAGATGTTTCGGGGCTGGCGGTGCCGCACCCAGTACCAGCTGATGCGCAAGAGCCAGATCCTCATCTCTGCCTGGTTCCGTGGCCACAgg CAAATGAACCGGTACAAGCGGATGAAGCGGTCGGCGCTGATCCTGCAGGCGTACGCACGGGGCTGGAAG GCACGCAGGACCTACCGGAGGTATTTCCGTTCCAGCGCCAGCACCCGCTTGGCCAACTTCATCTACCGAGGGCTG GTGCAGAGGTACCTGGTGGGGCTGGCAAAGAACCTCCCGCCGCTGTCGGTGACGGACCACACCTGGCCCCCGGCGCCGTACGGGTTCCTGGATGACGCCAACCGGGAGCTGAAGAACATCTTCTACCGCTGGaag TGCAAGAAATACCGGGACCAGCTGCCGCCGTCGCGCCgggcacagctgcaggccaAGCTCCGCGCCAGCGAGCTCTTCAAGGACAAGAAGACCCTCTACCCCAAAAG cctgcagcagcctttcCGTGGAGAGTACCTGGGGCTGAAGCAGAACCCCAAGTACCAGAAGCTCCACGCCGTGGCCAAGGACAAGCTGGTGATGGCCGACACGGTGAGGAAGGTGAACAGGGCCAGTGGAAAG ACAGTGCCAcgcctgctgctcctcaccaccGAGCACCTGGTCCTGGCTGACCCCAAGGCCGCCCAGCCCAAGACCGTGGTCAGCCTTGGTGACATCCGTGGCGTCTCTGTCACCCGCTTCTCCGACGGCTTCCTGGCCCTGCACCTCAAGGAG GTCTCCACAGTGGGGGCCAAGGGCGACTTCCTGCTGGTCAGTGACCACCTCATTGAGCTGGTCACCCGCCTGCACCAGACCTTCGAGGCCGTCACCGGGCAGGCGCTGCCCCTGCACATCACGGACAG GTTCTCCACCCGCTTCCCAAAGGGCGACGTGTCCATCACCGTGGTGGAGTCACCCAAGGCCGGCACCGACGGCCCCATCTGCAGGAAAAAGGGCAGCAACAAGATGGAGGTCCTGGTGCACTGA
- the NEMP1 gene encoding nuclear envelope integral membrane protein 1 yields MKAAPERRWRLPVLPALLPLLFLPFLLLEAAGAKDGIIPLQESHTSHHGESQRFCYTNTRAPQWNDVWTRTQIRVNSSRMIRVTQVDSEEELERFSVWNVLFSFLRGKLNDTSIDVDLYSSKTCLKVELLEPNTNYSVVLFRRFDPKLFIVSFLGLLLFFCGDTLSRSQIFYYSAGISVGLLASLLVLVYMMSKVMPKKSPVYFLLVGGWSFSLYLLQLIFKNLREICKSYWQYLLGYLLFVGLLSFAVCYRYGPLENERSINLLSWALQLLGLLLMYSGIQIHPVALGLVLVAVCTKNLDYPLHWAFAAYRRVQNSKLGPTPPRLLSEEEYRVQGEVETQKALAELRSVCKSPEFSAWSTVSRIQSPKRFADFVGGASHVTPIEVSAHEREFGLASLCIDEELFEEDDDDYDEEEENVNDSFVGNHRSDSLPHNHLDVQ; encoded by the exons cTTGGAAGCTGCAG GCGCCAAGGATGGGATCATCCCCCTCCAAGAGAGCCACACCTCCCACCACGGGGAATCCCAGCGGTTCTGCTACACCAACACCAGAGCCCCGCAATGGAACGACGTCTGGACAAGGACACAG ATCCGCGTCAACAGCAGCCGCATGATCCGCGTCACCCAGGTGGACAgcgaggaggagctggagaggttCAGCGTGTGGAACGTGCTGTTCTCCTTCCTGCGGGGGAAGCTCAACGACACCAGCATCGACGTGGATCTCTACAGCAGCAAAACCTGCCTCaaggtggagctgctggagcccaaCACCAACTACTCCGTCGTCCTCTTCCGAC GTTTTGATCCTAAGCTGTTCATCGTTTCCTTCCTGggcctgctgctgtttttctgtgggGACACACTGAGCAG GAGCCAAATCTTCTATTACTCAGCTGGGATCAGCGTTGGCTTGTTGGCCTCGCTGCTCGTCCTCGTTTACATGATGTCCAAGGTCATGCCCAAG AAAAGCCCTGTGTACTTCCTGCTGGTCGGAGGTTGGTCCTTCTCCCTCTACCTGCTCCAGCTGATCTTCAAGAACCTGCGGGAGATCTGCAAGTCCTACTGGCAGTACCTGTTAG GTTACCTGCTCTTCGTGGGCCTCCTGAGCTTCGCCGTGTGCTACAGGTACGGCCCCTTGGAGAACGAGCGCAGCATCAACCTCCTCTCGtgggccctgcagctcctggggctgctgctgatgTATTCAGGCATCCAAATCCACCCCGTGGCCCTGGGTCTGGTGCTCGTGGCTGTCTGCACCAAGAACCTGGACTACCCCCTGCACTGGGCCTTCGCTGCCTACAG GAGAGTGCAGAATTCCAAGCTGGGCCCGACGCCCCCTCGGCTGCTGTCGGAGGAGGAATATCGGGTGCAGGGCGAGGTGGAGACCCAAaaggccctggcagagctgcgGAGCGTCTGCAAGAGCCCCGAATTCTCTGCCTGGAGCACGGTGTCCCGCATCCAGTCTCCCAAAAG GTTTGCTGATTTTGTGGGTGGTGCTTCCCACGTCACCCCCATCGAGGTGTCTGCCCACGAGCGGGAGTTCGGCCTGGCGAGTCTCTGCATCGACGAGGAGCTCTTcgaggaggatgatgatgattatgatgaagaggaggaaaatgtcAATGACTCCTTTGTTGGGAATCACAGGAGTGATTCCCTGCCCCACAACCACCTGGATGTCCAGTGa